In Paenibacillus phoenicis, one genomic interval encodes:
- a CDS encoding MarR family winged helix-turn-helix transcriptional regulator — MSKSSDTLALGKGLPGTTTSFLFTRLLHQIRLRERQPRNLGSIGSFTPSEIHVIQTIGTGRGMIMGQLANRIGVTNGAITQIIDRMENKGLVQRFLMRGSNKVTVILTDKGESVYFANEEFFVKPFDQWIRDELNENELKSFEKGVKKLIEFLNE, encoded by the coding sequence ATGAGCAAAAGTTCGGATACTTTGGCCTTGGGGAAAGGACTACCTGGAACGACAACCAGCTTTCTATTTACACGATTACTCCATCAAATCCGGCTGCGCGAACGACAACCGCGAAATTTGGGTTCGATCGGTTCTTTCACTCCCAGTGAAATCCATGTCATTCAAACTATCGGTACTGGCAGAGGAATGATTATGGGACAATTAGCTAACCGAATTGGTGTAACGAATGGAGCTATTACTCAGATCATTGATCGAATGGAGAACAAAGGTTTAGTTCAGCGTTTCCTAATGCGTGGTTCTAATAAGGTGACTGTAATTTTAACCGATAAAGGAGAATCAGTATATTTTGCCAATGAGGAATTTTTTGTTAAGCCATTTGACCAATGGATTCGAGATGAGCTTAATGAAAATGAGCTTAAGTCGTTTGAAAAGGGCGTAAAAAAGCTAATAGAATTTTTGAATGAGTAG
- a CDS encoding sensor histidine kinase: MPIRMRLTLWSTLIFGILLIGITSSIFFMHHASYYRDQDRLLTSVSLHIREELEKGLVEGTPLTEANFSFEEFSLNGVYVIVRDRTGKNIAKSANPYRAPDTPFTDFNKTQDRLLTYTDQENNRFRVMVTPIRYRQNIVGYIQAEVSLQQVDASLVRLGWSIFGVTFTGLLLAAIASWFMARKSLSGVEIISQTAQAITESQSFNQRVVYSGAKDELGHLAETFNEMLDSLEKAFVGQRRFISYASHELRAPLTAIRGNLDILQKNANIPSEEKADILSDVSKEAKRMSKLVGDLLSLARADAGHEIQKRIVDVSNILKELESRILSSNPKVEITFKYQPSVMTWGNEDLLKQLILILLENAIRYTPESGQITLSIFQDSDYCGVEIDDTGIGIEPDDIPHIFDRFYRSKPARMYTSEGTGLGLALAKSIVDIHDGSIKVTSSPGQGSLFKVCLPKIIT, encoded by the coding sequence ATGCCGATAAGAATGCGCTTAACCCTCTGGAGTACCCTTATTTTTGGAATATTGTTGATCGGAATTACATCATCCATCTTTTTTATGCATCACGCTTCATATTATAGAGACCAGGATCGTTTGCTTACCAGTGTGTCCTTGCATATTCGGGAGGAACTGGAGAAAGGATTAGTTGAAGGAACCCCTTTAACCGAAGCGAATTTTTCCTTCGAGGAGTTTTCTTTAAATGGCGTTTATGTCATCGTTAGGGACCGAACAGGAAAAAATATTGCGAAGAGCGCCAATCCTTATCGAGCTCCAGATACTCCATTCACGGATTTCAACAAGACGCAAGATCGTTTGCTAACTTATACAGATCAAGAAAATAATCGTTTCCGTGTGATGGTGACGCCGATACGCTATCGGCAAAATATTGTCGGCTATATACAAGCTGAGGTTTCTCTACAGCAAGTTGATGCCTCCTTGGTACGTTTGGGGTGGTCAATCTTTGGCGTAACGTTTACAGGATTACTTCTGGCAGCCATCGCCAGTTGGTTCATGGCCCGCAAATCATTAAGTGGAGTAGAGATCATTAGCCAAACGGCGCAGGCTATAACGGAATCACAAAGTTTTAACCAAAGGGTTGTATATTCGGGGGCCAAAGATGAGTTAGGCCACCTGGCGGAAACTTTTAATGAAATGTTAGATAGTTTGGAAAAAGCGTTTGTCGGCCAACGTAGATTTATTTCTTACGCATCGCATGAGCTTAGGGCTCCTTTGACAGCGATACGCGGAAATTTGGATATTCTGCAGAAGAATGCGAATATTCCTTCAGAAGAAAAAGCCGATATTTTGAGCGACGTATCTAAAGAAGCTAAACGGATGTCAAAGCTTGTAGGCGATTTGCTATCTCTGGCTCGGGCGGATGCCGGACATGAGATTCAAAAAAGAATCGTTGATGTATCCAATATTTTAAAGGAATTGGAATCACGAATTCTATCCTCGAATCCTAAAGTGGAAATCACTTTTAAATATCAACCCTCAGTAATGACTTGGGGCAATGAAGATCTCCTCAAACAATTGATCCTTATATTACTTGAAAATGCGATAAGATATACGCCGGAAAGCGGGCAAATTACCCTATCGATTTTTCAGGATTCAGATTATTGTGGTGTTGAGATTGACGATACAGGTATTGGGATCGAGCCGGATGATATCCCCCATATATTTGACCGCTTTTACCGAAGCAAACCGGCAAGAATGTACACATCCGAAGGTACAGGCTTGGGCTTAGCACTTGCGAAGAGTATCGTTGATATCCATGATGGTTCTATCAAGGTGACAAGCTCACCAGGCCAAGGAAGTCTATTCAAAGTCTGTTTACCCAAAATCATAACTTGA
- a CDS encoding response regulator transcription factor produces the protein MGAKILIIDDDKTISTMIRRGFTYEGYEVTVANGGKEGLNLVLEDEPDLIILDIMMPDLDGLEVCKRLRKDAGIPILMVTGMDSIADRVHGLETGADDYLVKPFAFEELVARVKALLRRLDHQKKEDEKLIFSDLVLDLSTRQAFRGSRTIEFSTTEFNLLCFFMKHPQQVLTRELLMERVWGFDFRGESNVLEVYVGYLRSKLEAQNEPRLIHTVRGAGYVLRE, from the coding sequence GTGGGTGCCAAAATTCTTATAATAGATGACGATAAGACGATATCCACCATGATTCGAAGGGGATTTACATATGAAGGATACGAGGTCACTGTTGCGAACGGAGGGAAAGAAGGCCTTAATTTGGTGCTGGAAGATGAGCCGGATTTAATCATTCTGGATATCATGATGCCTGATCTTGATGGGTTGGAAGTTTGCAAAAGGTTACGGAAAGATGCGGGCATTCCAATTCTTATGGTTACCGGTATGGATTCCATTGCAGATCGGGTCCATGGCCTTGAGACAGGCGCTGACGATTATTTGGTTAAACCTTTTGCGTTTGAAGAGTTAGTTGCAAGGGTTAAAGCTTTGTTACGGCGACTTGATCATCAGAAGAAGGAAGACGAAAAACTGATCTTTTCTGATCTGGTACTCGATCTTTCAACGCGTCAGGCATTTCGAGGATCGCGTACGATTGAATTTTCCACAACCGAGTTTAATCTCCTCTGTTTTTTCATGAAACATCCTCAGCAAGTTTTGACCCGGGAGCTGCTTATGGAAAGAGTATGGGGATTCGATTTTCGAGGGGAGTCAAACGTTTTGGAGGTATATGTAGGCTATTTGCGGAGTAAGCTGGAAGCGCAGAATGAACCTCGCCTTATTCATACTGTCAGAGGCGCCGGTTATGTATTGAGGGAATAA
- a CDS encoding cupredoxin domain-containing protein yields the protein MSIYQWGGTLLILLFIVGSIGFLFRKKKKHHIILSPSGYQEVKIRVNGKYMPNTIVVQRGKPVRMEFIREEKTAYSELVMFPHYHKSIVLPYGQKAIVELFPNEAGSYRFTSQMGRYQGTMVVRDTTEKYK from the coding sequence ATGAGCATTTATCAATGGGGAGGTACTTTATTAATTCTACTGTTTATTGTCGGGAGTATCGGTTTCTTATTTAGGAAAAAAAAGAAACACCACATTATTCTCAGCCCATCAGGTTATCAAGAAGTAAAGATCCGCGTGAATGGAAAGTACATGCCGAATACGATTGTTGTACAACGTGGTAAACCTGTCCGCATGGAATTTATCAGGGAGGAAAAGACGGCTTATTCAGAATTGGTCATGTTCCCTCATTATCATAAAAGTATCGTGCTGCCGTACGGACAAAAGGCCATAGTTGAGCTGTTTCCTAATGAAGCAGGGAGCTACCGGTTTACTAGCCAAATGGGAAGGTACCAAGGGACAATGGTTGTTCGAGACACAACAGAAAAGTATAAATAA
- a CDS encoding heavy-metal-associated domain-containing protein — protein MKANLIVEGMHCGGCAKKVETSVENVGASCEVDLASKSVAVEFDDNKVSLDEIKEAINKTGYKVN, from the coding sequence ATGAAAGCAAATTTAATCGTTGAAGGTATGCACTGTGGAGGCTGCGCTAAAAAGGTGGAAACATCAGTAGAGAATGTTGGTGCATCGTGTGAAGTTGATTTAGCTTCCAAATCCGTTGCAGTTGAGTTCGACGATAATAAAGTTTCTTTGGATGAGATTAAAGAAGCCATTAACAAGACAGGCTATAAAGTAAATTAA
- a CDS encoding heavy metal translocating P-type ATPase: protein MASKQVSLQISGMTCAACATRIEKGLNKVNGVESANVNLALEKATIHFDSDKTDVEAFEKKISDLGYGTVKSAADFQIGGMTCAACATRIEKGLNKLPGVTKANVNLAMESAHVEYTPSEVTVEDMIQRVQKLGYQATPKSESKQEDHRAKAIRKQKVKLIISAALSLPLLWAMIAHFQWTSSMWIPGFLLNPWVQLVLAAPVQFWIGKEFYTGAYKALRNKSANMDVLIALGTSAAYFYSVYKTFEWQFMGGHHGTAELYFETSSVLITLVILGKLFEMLAKGRTSEAIKTLMGLQAKTALVIRDGQEVSLPVEQVIVGDLIVVKPGEKVPVDGVVVEGTSSVDESMITGESIPVEKNPGEGVIGATINKNGSLKIKATKVGKETALAQIIKVVEEAQGSKAPIQRVADRISGVFVPIVVAIAVVTFLVWYFFVAPGNFAEALEKLIAVLVIACPCALGLATPTSIMAGSGRAAEAGILFKGGEHLESTHKINAIILDKTGTVTKGKPELTDVITDALNEDEFLRLVAAAEKKSEHPLAEAIVNGAVSKGINIPETEQFEAIPGHGIRAIVDGRELLVGTRKLLASRNIAYAEAISNMEDLETGGKTAMLVAIDGAYAGLVAVADTIKETSKAAVSRLKQLGIEVVMITGDNQRTANAIAKEVGIEHVLAEVLPEGKAEEVKKLQAQGKKVAMVGDGINDAPALATADIGMAIGTGTDVAMEAADVTLMRGDLNSIPDAIYMSRKTMSNIRQNFFWALAYNSLGIPIAALGFLAPWLAGAAMAFSSVSVVLNSLRLQRVKL, encoded by the coding sequence ATGGCAAGCAAACAGGTTTCTTTGCAGATCTCAGGTATGACATGTGCTGCTTGTGCTACAAGGATTGAAAAAGGATTAAACAAAGTGAACGGTGTCGAATCGGCTAATGTCAATTTAGCATTAGAGAAAGCAACGATACATTTTGATTCGGATAAAACCGACGTTGAGGCTTTTGAAAAAAAAATTTCTGATCTTGGATATGGCACTGTGAAGTCTGCGGCTGATTTCCAAATTGGGGGAATGACATGCGCTGCATGTGCTACACGAATCGAAAAGGGGCTTAATAAGCTACCGGGAGTAACGAAGGCTAACGTAAATTTGGCCATGGAATCGGCTCACGTGGAATACACACCATCCGAGGTTACAGTGGAGGATATGATCCAACGGGTACAGAAGTTGGGTTATCAGGCCACGCCGAAAAGCGAATCAAAGCAAGAGGACCATAGGGCCAAGGCGATCCGGAAACAAAAAGTGAAACTAATTATCTCCGCAGCACTTTCCTTGCCTTTGCTATGGGCAATGATCGCGCATTTCCAATGGACTTCCTCTATGTGGATTCCAGGGTTTCTTTTAAACCCTTGGGTTCAATTGGTATTAGCCGCTCCTGTGCAATTTTGGATCGGGAAAGAGTTTTATACGGGAGCGTATAAAGCGCTTAGAAATAAAAGTGCTAACATGGATGTTCTAATTGCCCTTGGCACATCAGCGGCTTATTTCTATAGCGTATATAAGACCTTTGAATGGCAGTTTATGGGGGGGCATCATGGAACGGCTGAGCTTTATTTTGAAACAAGTTCCGTCCTCATCACTTTGGTCATCCTGGGTAAATTGTTTGAAATGCTTGCCAAGGGGCGTACTTCTGAAGCGATTAAAACTCTAATGGGATTACAGGCCAAGACGGCTTTGGTTATACGTGACGGTCAAGAAGTATCTCTTCCCGTAGAGCAGGTCATCGTAGGCGACTTGATCGTTGTCAAACCGGGGGAGAAGGTGCCGGTTGATGGAGTAGTTGTTGAAGGCACTTCGTCGGTTGACGAGTCCATGATCACGGGTGAAAGCATACCGGTTGAGAAAAATCCCGGTGAAGGCGTCATTGGAGCCACAATCAATAAAAATGGTTCTTTGAAGATTAAGGCCACCAAGGTTGGCAAAGAAACTGCCCTGGCTCAAATTATTAAGGTGGTTGAAGAAGCCCAAGGCTCGAAGGCGCCTATTCAAAGAGTGGCCGACCGGATTTCAGGCGTGTTCGTGCCAATCGTCGTAGCTATTGCTGTAGTAACGTTTCTAGTATGGTATTTCTTTGTAGCGCCAGGCAATTTTGCGGAGGCGCTGGAAAAATTGATTGCCGTTCTTGTAATCGCCTGCCCTTGCGCCCTCGGGTTGGCGACGCCAACCTCGATTATGGCCGGCTCCGGACGCGCCGCTGAGGCGGGGATATTATTCAAAGGGGGTGAACATTTAGAATCGACGCATAAAATTAATGCCATTATTCTGGATAAAACAGGAACGGTTACAAAAGGGAAACCTGAGCTTACGGATGTTATAACAGACGCATTAAACGAAGATGAGTTCTTGCGTTTGGTTGCGGCTGCCGAGAAAAAGTCGGAGCATCCGCTGGCCGAAGCTATCGTAAACGGTGCAGTTTCCAAAGGAATCAACATTCCGGAAACAGAGCAATTTGAAGCGATACCCGGACATGGAATTCGTGCCATTGTAGATGGCCGCGAGCTGCTGGTTGGAACCCGAAAACTTTTAGCTTCTCGGAATATCGCTTATGCTGAGGCGATTTCCAATATGGAGGACCTGGAGACGGGAGGAAAGACGGCAATGCTGGTAGCCATTGATGGTGCCTATGCTGGGCTGGTTGCGGTTGCCGATACAATTAAAGAAACCTCAAAAGCAGCTGTCTCGAGATTAAAACAACTGGGTATTGAAGTTGTCATGATTACAGGGGATAACCAAAGAACGGCTAACGCCATCGCCAAAGAAGTAGGTATTGAACACGTATTAGCGGAGGTTTTGCCTGAAGGTAAGGCAGAAGAAGTCAAGAAGCTGCAAGCTCAAGGCAAAAAAGTGGCGATGGTAGGTGACGGCATTAATGATGCCCCTGCTCTTGCTACTGCGGACATAGGTATGGCTATTGGTACAGGTACCGATGTGGCCATGGAAGCAGCGGATGTTACCTTAATGCGGGGAGATCTAAACAGCATTCCGGATGCGATCTATATGAGTCGTAAAACCATGAGCAATATTAGACAAAACTTCTTTTGGGCCTTGGCTTATAACTCGTTGGGAATTCCGATTGCGGCTCTGGGGTTCTTAGCCCCATGGCTTGCGGGGGCAGCGATGGCCTTTAGTTCTGTATCCGTCGTGCTTAATTCGCTTCGTCTGCAAAGAGTAAAATTATAA
- a CDS encoding spermine/spermidine synthase domain-containing protein has product MIDVSITTTNNCPRYDGSFFLFLSNDYLEIFLSRFFSVILDYNYVFLIISLATLGIGVGGYLAYKWNERFLEMNTSILGIFSVSMILVVLAMYALPYRGIVFYALCAILPFILGGLILAGTMQSSKNQVHILYFVDLVAAGIGSAGAIFLMNAINPIQTIVLITFVLILVYLVVSYRKTGRWSKLVYTIVLMGLGLNLVYPFLDLIEFKAYRTSPFTVFSKRPDAEIVYTHWDAFSRTDVYDTKDELLYMTIDGSALSPISKYSKELKEVDYLLTTTGALAFQHGPKRSVLIIGAGGGQEVLTAQISGFQEIDAVDINKGSFDAVHALAGLSGDIFRQNGVKEIISDGRSYIKETTKKYDLIYLSLVKKQSENGLGLALTENFIYTQEALKDYMNRLNSDGRLAFLLHDDTELNKMMYAARKYYQGQGMYEKSFKNYIAVVGTYQHLGHVLVGMKGPVINRPLLILQKQPMDREMGQSLLDSTLHIQQIPIHIPYVNDQYGTLQALFNTQHVNVNSNRDNRPFFYNKTNHFPMGLVVAIMIATLVAAFLLRRRVLSSGQAIYFSGIAIGFMLLEVTFIQKLSLPLGHPTRSFVTVLGVLLVAGGIGSYCSKRGKTIYRRYSPLLIIGFLALLANTLVG; this is encoded by the coding sequence TTGATCGATGTATCGATTACAACCACGAACAATTGTCCAAGATATGACGGAAGTTTTTTTCTCTTCCTTAGCAATGATTATCTCGAGATATTTCTTTCCCGATTCTTTTCTGTCATTTTGGATTATAATTATGTTTTTTTAATTATTTCTTTAGCTACATTAGGGATAGGCGTTGGTGGTTACCTGGCTTATAAATGGAATGAACGATTTCTTGAAATGAACACTTCGATTTTGGGGATATTTTCAGTTTCAATGATACTCGTGGTTTTGGCCATGTATGCATTACCATATCGGGGCATTGTTTTTTATGCATTATGCGCCATATTGCCTTTTATTTTAGGTGGGCTTATTCTGGCTGGCACCATGCAATCCAGCAAGAATCAGGTCCATATTTTATATTTTGTTGATTTAGTTGCTGCAGGAATAGGATCTGCGGGAGCCATATTCTTGATGAATGCAATTAACCCTATTCAAACTATAGTTCTAATAACATTTGTATTGATTCTTGTTTATTTAGTTGTAAGCTATCGTAAAACAGGAAGATGGTCAAAGCTCGTTTACACTATCGTTTTGATGGGGCTCGGCCTTAATTTGGTGTATCCCTTTTTGGACCTCATCGAATTTAAAGCATATCGAACCAGTCCATTTACCGTTTTTTCAAAGAGACCGGATGCAGAAATTGTTTATACACATTGGGATGCGTTTTCCAGAACGGATGTTTACGACACTAAAGATGAACTGCTTTATATGACGATTGATGGAAGTGCGTTGTCACCAATTTCTAAGTATTCCAAAGAACTCAAAGAAGTGGACTACTTACTAACTACAACCGGTGCACTTGCATTTCAGCATGGTCCTAAGAGAAGTGTATTGATTATCGGGGCAGGAGGAGGTCAGGAAGTATTGACTGCTCAAATATCCGGCTTTCAAGAAATCGATGCAGTCGATATTAATAAGGGGAGTTTTGATGCGGTTCATGCTCTAGCAGGGCTTTCAGGTGATATTTTTCGTCAAAACGGCGTTAAGGAGATTATTTCTGATGGGCGAAGCTACATAAAAGAAACCACCAAAAAATATGACCTCATTTATTTATCTCTGGTTAAAAAGCAATCCGAAAATGGGCTTGGTCTGGCTTTAACTGAAAACTTCATCTATACGCAAGAAGCATTAAAGGATTATATGAATAGACTGAATAGCGATGGCAGACTTGCCTTCTTGCTTCATGATGACACGGAATTGAATAAAATGATGTATGCTGCGCGGAAATATTATCAGGGGCAGGGTATGTATGAAAAATCTTTTAAAAACTATATTGCTGTGGTGGGAACTTACCAGCATTTAGGCCATGTTCTTGTTGGCATGAAAGGGCCTGTCATAAATCGGCCGTTACTTATACTCCAGAAACAGCCTATGGATAGAGAAATGGGTCAGTCGCTATTGGATTCAACTTTACATATTCAACAAATTCCGATTCATATCCCTTATGTAAACGATCAATACGGGACACTACAAGCATTATTTAACACACAACATGTCAACGTGAATTCTAATCGGGACAACAGGCCCTTCTTTTATAATAAAACTAATCACTTCCCTATGGGACTTGTCGTTGCGATTATGATTGCCACATTAGTGGCAGCGTTTTTACTGCGTAGACGGGTATTATCTTCGGGACAAGCCATTTATTTTTCCGGTATTGCTATTGGGTTTATGTTACTTGAAGTTACATTTATCCAAAAACTAAGCTTGCCATTAGGCCATCCAACTCGATCCTTTGTCACTGTTCTAGGAGTTCTTTTGGTAGCCGGCGGAATAGGAAGTTATTGCTCAAAGCGAGGGAAAACCATTTATAGACGGTATTCCCCATTATTAATCATTGGATTTTTAGCTTTATTGGCAAACACGCTGGTTGGTTAA
- a CDS encoding metal-sensitive transcriptional regulator: MNQATENDNKDCCSNTDRKSHHSEGTKNDLTNRLNRIEGQIRGIKGMIDRDTYCDDVLNQIASVQSALNGVAKLLLEHHMKSCVIERIQEGDTNVVKELMVTVNKLMK, translated from the coding sequence ATGAATCAAGCAACGGAGAATGACAATAAAGATTGTTGCTCAAATACAGATCGAAAAAGTCATCATTCAGAGGGTACAAAAAACGATTTAACCAACCGTTTGAATCGGATCGAAGGTCAGATTAGAGGAATAAAAGGAATGATTGATCGGGATACCTATTGTGATGATGTACTAAACCAAATCGCTTCGGTACAATCTGCTCTAAACGGTGTTGCAAAATTGTTATTAGAGCATCATATGAAGAGTTGTGTTATTGAGCGGATCCAGGAGGGAGATACTAATGTAGTGAAGGAACTTATGGTGACAGTGAACAAATTAATGAAGTGA
- a CDS encoding four-helix bundle copper-binding protein, translated as MSHEQFQHCIDECLRCMVACNHCYTSCLEEDNIGMMKECIRLDRECADICAFSAQAMSMNSSYAKQICKICADVCEACGNECKKHGPEHCQQCAEACFRCAEACRKMAA; from the coding sequence ATGTCTCACGAACAGTTTCAACATTGCATCGATGAGTGTCTGCGCTGCATGGTGGCATGTAACCATTGTTACACATCCTGTTTAGAAGAAGACAATATCGGGATGATGAAAGAATGTATACGATTGGATCGGGAGTGTGCTGATATTTGCGCCTTCTCTGCGCAAGCGATGTCCATGAACAGTTCTTATGCGAAACAGATCTGTAAGATCTGTGCGGATGTTTGTGAAGCATGCGGAAACGAATGCAAAAAGCATGGTCCAGAACATTGCCAACAATGTGCCGAAGCATGTTTTAGATGTGCCGAAGCATGCCGTAAAATGGCCGCATAA
- a CDS encoding NusG domain II-containing protein, protein MNHKLMNHKLKKGDLILIVCIILLATFILGARWLTNDAVTNMNEDYYATIRVDNKIFKTVKLTDEPQIIEVKTERGYDILKIHDKGIEVIESDCPQKICFTFGLISKPKEAIICLPLRMFIEVDGSEKNNAENEIDAYVK, encoded by the coding sequence ATGAACCATAAGCTGATGAACCATAAGCTTAAAAAGGGTGATTTAATCTTAATTGTTTGCATTATACTACTGGCCACATTTATATTGGGAGCCAGATGGCTTACAAATGATGCCGTAACGAACATGAACGAGGATTATTACGCGACGATTAGAGTGGATAATAAGATCTTCAAGACGGTGAAGCTTACTGATGAACCCCAAATTATCGAAGTGAAAACAGAAAGAGGTTATGATATCCTGAAGATCCATGACAAAGGCATTGAAGTCATCGAATCCGATTGTCCGCAGAAGATTTGCTTCACTTTCGGACTGATTTCCAAACCCAAAGAAGCCATCATTTGTTTGCCATTACGAATGTTTATAGAGGTCGATGGATCAGAAAAAAATAATGCCGAAAACGAGATCGATGCTTATGTAAAATAA
- a CDS encoding putative iron-sulfur cluster-binding metallochaperone, giving the protein MDSCCQSSTDQSTIPTQCPVCHQKGKGIQLITLKAMLQPIALEIIHPECDYFFCINSSCEVIYFCELQTFERDMLKVSVYQKDDSMAVPVCYCFGWTRERIVQAVKENQQPIDRIREQVQANRCGCEVNNPQGSCCLGNVTTFIRSLDKS; this is encoded by the coding sequence ATGGATAGTTGTTGTCAATCATCCACTGACCAGTCGACAATACCTACTCAATGCCCCGTATGTCATCAAAAGGGGAAGGGTATTCAATTGATTACACTCAAGGCTATGCTTCAACCAATTGCATTAGAAATCATCCATCCAGAATGTGATTACTTTTTTTGTATTAATTCATCTTGTGAAGTTATATATTTTTGCGAATTGCAGACCTTTGAAAGAGATATGCTAAAAGTTTCGGTATATCAAAAAGACGATTCAATGGCTGTTCCTGTTTGCTACTGTTTTGGGTGGACAAGAGAACGTATAGTACAAGCGGTTAAAGAAAACCAGCAACCAATTGACCGTATACGGGAACAAGTTCAGGCAAATCGTTGTGGATGTGAGGTTAATAATCCTCAAGGTTCTTGTTGTTTAGGCAATGTCACGACGTTTATTCGAAGTCTTGACAAAAGCTAA
- a CDS encoding sensor histidine kinase — translation MNSGGLRKRLLISHLGVSLGSLLLIMVIVYLVMSFSFGRYTQTQQQAEADTIVEDLEGSYDESSRGWSEDSLMSISHQAMLRNYNVSIYNAGGNLIWDTKSMGRMMHASTLTEKGTINTKVITREITKNHVKIGRIEIEGLASNFEIQNRQFLNLFNTLLWVAFILAIAGVTIFSVIMSNSLSRPLLRIKQIATQMKEGNLSSRVVLAHRQTEIEEVGLALNHLADALEQQDQLRKNLTADIAHELRTPLATIQSHIEAFQDGVWEATPDKLEVCHGQVIRLVKLIHDLENLSAVENPMLKLKQEPVRLLEVIRESEKTVKAQFSEKPIDLIIQEETPVVITGDAGRLIQVFVNLLNNAYKFTGEGSIYVRIFEAADQVNVTVSDTGSGIASDELPHIFERFYRGDKSRNRKTGGAGIGLAIVKAIVEAHGGSIHVESKINQGTRFTLHFPKKLK, via the coding sequence ATGAATAGCGGAGGACTGCGTAAAAGACTGTTAATTTCGCATCTAGGCGTAAGCCTCGGTTCACTGCTGCTCATCATGGTCATCGTTTATCTCGTCATGTCTTTCTCATTTGGAAGGTATACGCAAACCCAGCAGCAGGCAGAGGCAGATACGATTGTTGAAGATTTGGAAGGATCCTATGATGAAAGTTCAAGGGGATGGTCTGAGGATTCTTTAATGTCTATCTCCCATCAAGCTATGCTCCGGAACTATAACGTGAGCATTTATAACGCCGGAGGCAATTTGATCTGGGATACGAAATCCATGGGGAGAATGATGCATGCCTCTACACTGACTGAAAAAGGTACTATAAATACGAAAGTAATAACGCGAGAGATTACAAAGAATCATGTGAAGATTGGCAGGATCGAAATTGAGGGACTTGCAAGCAATTTTGAAATACAAAACCGACAGTTTTTGAACCTGTTTAACACGTTACTTTGGGTGGCGTTTATTTTAGCCATTGCCGGTGTAACGATATTTAGCGTAATTATGTCAAATAGCCTAAGCAGGCCTTTATTACGCATTAAACAAATAGCTACTCAAATGAAGGAAGGGAACTTGTCTTCCCGTGTTGTACTGGCGCATCGTCAAACGGAAATCGAGGAGGTGGGACTCGCTTTAAACCATCTAGCGGATGCACTGGAGCAACAAGATCAGTTGCGCAAAAATTTAACGGCCGATATCGCCCATGAATTACGCACACCGCTGGCCACGATCCAAAGCCATATTGAAGCTTTTCAAGATGGTGTATGGGAAGCAACGCCCGATAAATTGGAGGTTTGTCATGGGCAAGTTATCCGGTTAGTAAAGCTTATTCATGATTTGGAGAACTTGTCAGCGGTCGAAAATCCGATGCTCAAGCTAAAACAAGAACCGGTTAGACTGCTTGAGGTAATCAGAGAATCCGAAAAAACGGTAAAAGCTCAGTTCAGCGAGAAACCGATCGATCTCATCATTCAGGAAGAAACTCCTGTTGTTATCACCGGCGATGCTGGACGACTGATTCAAGTTTTTGTGAACCTGTTGAATAACGCTTATAAATTTACTGGCGAAGGTTCAATTTATGTTAGAATTTTTGAAGCTGCAGATCAAGTGAACGTAACCGTTTCGGATACGGGTTCGGGCATAGCGTCCGATGAGCTGCCACATATTTTCGAGCGTTTCTATCGTGGAGATAAATCGCGGAATCGCAAAACAGGCGGTGCCGGAATCGGTTTGGCTATCGTAAAGGCCATCGTAGAAGCGCACGGCGGCAGTATTCATGTCGAGAGTAAAATCAATCAAGGCACCAGGTTTACATTACACTTTCCAAAAAAGTTAAAATAA